Proteins from a genomic interval of Streptomyces sp. NBC_01445:
- a CDS encoding class I SAM-dependent methyltransferase gives MADKRNEVPDSSAVRVALWRALHVRIDAPPHVFEDEVGLELAAPEAGWQDRPDMDPHATSGFRAAIVSRARFVEDLIDERIDDGITQYVVLGAGLDTFAQRRPDVAGHLRVFEIDQPATQAWKRRRLIELGYGVPDWLRLMPVDFEAGEDWWEQLSGAGFDSARPAVVVCTGVTMYLTKDATSATLRRLAGLAPGSTLAMTFMLPAELIDDADRPALEATEPQARAAGTPFISFYTPEEMLELAHDAGFKDVRHVAGTTLADRYFADRTDGLRPSSGEDLLVATT, from the coding sequence GTGGCAGACAAGCGCAACGAAGTGCCGGACAGCAGCGCCGTACGGGTTGCCCTCTGGCGGGCGTTGCATGTGCGGATCGACGCGCCACCGCACGTGTTCGAGGACGAGGTCGGCCTGGAATTGGCGGCTCCTGAGGCCGGATGGCAGGACCGCCCGGACATGGACCCGCACGCCACCAGCGGATTCCGGGCCGCCATCGTGTCCCGCGCTCGATTCGTCGAGGACCTGATCGACGAGCGGATCGACGACGGCATCACGCAGTACGTCGTCCTGGGCGCCGGGCTCGACACGTTCGCCCAGCGCCGGCCCGACGTCGCGGGACACCTGAGGGTCTTCGAGATCGACCAGCCGGCGACCCAGGCCTGGAAGCGGCGGCGCCTGATCGAGCTCGGCTACGGGGTCCCCGACTGGCTGCGGCTGATGCCGGTCGACTTCGAGGCGGGCGAGGACTGGTGGGAGCAGCTGTCGGGCGCCGGTTTCGATTCCGCCCGCCCGGCGGTCGTCGTGTGCACCGGCGTCACCATGTACCTCACCAAGGACGCCACCTCGGCGACCCTGCGCCGGCTCGCCGGGCTGGCCCCCGGGTCGACGCTCGCCATGACGTTCATGCTGCCGGCCGAACTCATCGACGATGCCGACCGCCCCGCGCTTGAGGCGACCGAGCCGCAGGCGCGGGCAGCCGGAACTCCGTTCATCAGCTTCTACACCCCGGAGGAGATGCTGGAGCTGGCCCACGACGCCGGCTTCAAGGATGTCCGGCACGTAGCGGGAACCACCCTGGCCGACCGCTACTTCGCCGACCGGACCGACGGTCTCCGCCCGTCGAGCGGCGAGGATCTGCTGGTGGCCACGACCTGA
- a CDS encoding HAD family hydrolase, producing the protein MNRHPMRKKLVLLGAAGALTGTVVAAGALWPDTEATAAADGAQQRSVAAELKHWPAPVAKKLAKVIAAHDHQGAYAVFDADNTTYRNDLEEALLPFLEMKGVLTRDTMDPSLKIIPFKDTATHKETLSEYYTRLCDIDDQVSYPWAAQIFSGFTLKQLKGYIDELLAYDKPLPGGVKPPQFSTGMQELYRTLSEHGIKVYVVSAASEDLVRMVLADPKYGYSVRPENVLGVSALLKDRKTGEVTSSRKEIAAGHYDQAKLADHELTPTLWAPATWYEGKPAAISTYIDAWQKPILAAGDTPKSDGPMLLRSTDVEHGGVRVWVNRKDSYMKEIDGMKAAGAKRQKELGQKVTADKQWLTVTPEQIR; encoded by the coding sequence GTGAACAGACACCCGATGCGCAAGAAACTCGTCCTCCTCGGCGCGGCGGGCGCCCTCACCGGCACGGTGGTCGCCGCGGGCGCCCTGTGGCCGGACACCGAGGCCACGGCCGCGGCGGACGGCGCACAGCAGCGTTCGGTGGCGGCGGAGCTCAAGCACTGGCCGGCGCCCGTGGCGAAGAAGCTGGCGAAGGTCATCGCCGCCCATGACCACCAGGGCGCGTACGCGGTCTTCGACGCGGACAACACCACGTACCGCAACGACCTCGAAGAGGCCCTGCTCCCCTTCCTGGAGATGAAGGGCGTCCTGACGCGCGACACCATGGACCCGTCCTTGAAGATCATTCCTTTCAAGGACACGGCCACGCACAAGGAGACGCTGTCCGAGTACTACACCCGTCTGTGCGACATCGACGACCAGGTCTCGTACCCGTGGGCCGCGCAGATCTTCTCCGGGTTCACGCTGAAGCAACTCAAGGGCTACATCGACGAGTTGCTGGCCTACGACAAGCCGCTGCCGGGCGGGGTGAAGCCGCCGCAGTTCTCGACGGGCATGCAGGAGCTCTACCGCACCCTGAGCGAGCACGGCATCAAGGTGTACGTGGTGAGCGCCGCGAGTGAGGACCTCGTACGGATGGTGCTCGCCGACCCCAAGTACGGCTACAGCGTCCGGCCCGAGAACGTACTCGGCGTCTCCGCCCTGCTCAAGGACCGCAAGACGGGTGAAGTGACCAGCTCCCGCAAGGAGATCGCAGCCGGCCACTACGACCAGGCGAAGCTCGCCGACCATGAACTGACGCCCACCCTCTGGGCGCCGGCCACCTGGTACGAGGGCAAGCCCGCCGCGATCAGCACGTACATCGACGCCTGGCAGAAGCCCATCCTGGCCGCGGGCGACACCCCGAAGAGCGACGGCCCGATGCTGCTGCGGTCGACGGACGTGGAGCACGGCGGCGTCCGCGTGTGGGTCAACCGCAAGGACAGCTACATGAAGGAGATCGACGGCATGAAGGCCGCGGGAGCGAAACGGCAGAAGGAGCTTGGCCAGAAGGTCACGGCGGACAAGCAGTGGCTGACGGTGACGCCGGAGCAGATCCGCTGA
- a CDS encoding APC family permease produces the protein MVIHAGSANTAADGDGVQEPPDTGDAGAAGAGDRHKLTALQGLAALSLDAMASVAYGPESIVLVLAVAGAYGMGFTLPVTLAIAVLLAVLVASYRQVIAAFPDGGGSYAVAKRHLGRRTSLVAAGSLILDYVLNVAVSVTAGVAALTSAFPQFYDERTWICLGVLVLVTAVNLRGVVDSAKAFLLPTALFVGSILAMIVVGLFRDGPVSTGSADGHTSALGNSATTVGALLLLKAFAAGCSALTGVEAVANAVPSFRAPAARRAQRTEVALGALLGVMLIGLSILIGRFHLQPVEGVTVLAQLADASFGHNVAFYVVQFATMVLLALAANTSFGGLPVLMSLLARDNHLPHVFALKADRQVHRHGVLALALISALLLVFSGGDTNTLVPLFAIGVFIGFTICQIGMVRHWYGDRVKGWRAKAVLNGFGALLTGVAGVVVTATKFTEGAWLIVLAVPLLVLGFERVHRAYGRIGERLELGRVPEPPQEAHSLVVVPVAGLSKLTCKALTAARSLGDEVLAITVTHPAPEDRREAEALRRDWELWNPGIDLVELSSPTRALGRPVSAYVRELSATHADSQITVLIPETEFAHVWQRLLQNHRGSVVAHAVRRDTDAVICRLRFRIDADGC, from the coding sequence ATGGTCATACACGCAGGCAGCGCGAACACGGCGGCAGACGGCGACGGCGTCCAGGAGCCGCCTGACACCGGGGACGCCGGAGCCGCCGGGGCCGGTGACCGGCACAAGCTCACCGCGCTCCAGGGGCTCGCCGCACTGTCCCTGGACGCGATGGCCTCGGTGGCGTACGGGCCGGAGTCGATCGTTCTGGTGCTGGCCGTGGCCGGTGCCTACGGGATGGGGTTCACGCTTCCCGTCACGCTGGCGATCGCCGTGCTTCTGGCGGTGCTGGTGGCCTCCTACCGCCAGGTCATCGCCGCGTTCCCGGACGGCGGCGGCTCGTACGCCGTGGCGAAGCGGCACTTGGGGCGGCGTACCAGCCTGGTGGCCGCCGGTTCCCTGATCCTCGACTACGTGCTGAACGTCGCGGTCTCCGTCACCGCCGGTGTCGCCGCGCTCACCTCCGCCTTCCCGCAGTTCTACGACGAACGGACCTGGATCTGCCTGGGAGTTCTCGTCCTCGTCACGGCGGTCAACCTGCGGGGCGTGGTCGACTCGGCCAAGGCGTTCCTGCTGCCGACCGCCCTGTTCGTCGGTTCGATCCTCGCGATGATCGTGGTCGGGCTCTTCCGCGACGGCCCGGTCAGCACAGGGTCGGCCGACGGCCACACCTCCGCGCTCGGCAACAGCGCCACCACCGTAGGGGCCTTGCTCCTGCTCAAGGCGTTCGCGGCCGGCTGCTCCGCCCTCACCGGTGTCGAGGCCGTGGCCAACGCGGTGCCGTCCTTCCGCGCCCCGGCCGCCCGTCGCGCGCAGCGCACCGAGGTGGCGCTCGGCGCCCTCCTCGGTGTGATGCTGATCGGCCTGTCCATCCTCATCGGCCGCTTCCATCTCCAGCCGGTCGAGGGCGTAACGGTCCTCGCGCAGCTCGCGGACGCCTCCTTCGGGCACAACGTGGCCTTCTACGTGGTGCAGTTCGCGACGATGGTGCTCCTCGCGCTCGCCGCCAACACGTCCTTCGGCGGGCTGCCCGTACTGATGAGCCTGCTGGCCCGCGACAACCACCTCCCGCATGTGTTCGCCCTCAAGGCCGACCGGCAGGTGCACCGGCACGGGGTGCTCGCGCTGGCCCTGATCTCCGCGCTCCTGCTGGTCTTCTCCGGCGGCGACACCAACACCCTCGTACCGCTCTTCGCGATCGGCGTGTTCATCGGCTTCACCATCTGCCAGATCGGCATGGTCCGGCACTGGTACGGCGACCGGGTCAAGGGCTGGCGTGCGAAGGCCGTGCTGAACGGCTTCGGCGCCCTGCTCACCGGCGTCGCGGGAGTGGTCGTCACCGCCACGAAGTTCACCGAGGGGGCGTGGCTGATCGTCCTCGCCGTGCCGCTGCTGGTCCTCGGCTTCGAGAGGGTGCATCGCGCGTACGGCCGGATCGGCGAGCGTCTGGAACTCGGCCGCGTCCCCGAGCCGCCGCAGGAGGCTCACTCGCTGGTCGTCGTGCCCGTCGCGGGCCTGTCCAAGCTGACGTGCAAGGCGCTCACCGCGGCCCGTTCGCTGGGCGACGAAGTGCTGGCGATCACCGTCACCCACCCCGCTCCCGAGGACCGTCGCGAGGCCGAAGCCCTGCGCCGCGACTGGGAGTTGTGGAACCCGGGCATCGATCTCGTCGAGCTCAGTTCGCCCACCCGCGCCCTCGGCCGTCCCGTTTCGGCATACGTACGCGAGCTGTCCGCCACCCACGCCGACTCCCAGATCACCGTGCTGATCCCGGAAACGGAGTTCGCCCACGTCTGGCAGCGGCTGCTCCAGAACCACCGCGGTTCCGTCGTCGCCCACGCGGTACGCCGCGATACCGACGCGGTGATCTGCAGGCTTCGCTTCCGCATCGACGCCGACGGGTGCTGA
- a CDS encoding amino acid transporter, with the protein MATTHGPRTSRLRAWMLEGLSDMAKTAPHGAGAAAEPSHKGQPWWRVMCLTGVDYFSTLGYQPGIAALAAGLLSPVATIVLVIVTLVGALPVYRRVAEESPHGAGSIAMLERLLSFWKGKLFVLTLLGFAATDFLITITLSAADASTHLVENPHLTDTLHNKQMVITLVLVALLGAVFLKGFLEAIGVAVVLVGIYLSLNVVVVVTGLWHVITKEHVITDWSTALTAEHGNAFAMIGVALLVFPKLALGLSGFETGVAVMPHVKGDPTDTEEQPKGRIRGAKKLLTTAAAIMSVFLVCTSFITTLLIPEKEFESGGKANGRALAYLAHEYLGNTFGTVYDISTIAILWFAGASAMAGLLNLMPRYLPRYGMAPHWARAVRPMVIVFTLVAFLVTWIFNADVDAQGGAYATGVLVLICSAAIAVTIAARKARQRNWTIGFAVISAVFLYTTVVNVIERPDGVKIGACFIAGIILVSLLSRLARAFELRVTHVTFDAMAERFVRDIASRKVRFIANEPDNRDLAEYRAKIDQIRHDNDVPAHEDFVFVEVTVVDPSEFEGDLTVRGEVLHGRYRVLTLEGSSIPNALAALLLHIRDTTGRVPHIYFEWTEGNPLANFLRFFLFGQGEVAPVTREVLREAEPDPARRPHVHVG; encoded by the coding sequence ATGGCCACCACCCACGGGCCCCGTACGAGTCGCCTGCGCGCGTGGATGCTCGAGGGCCTGTCCGACATGGCGAAGACCGCTCCGCACGGGGCGGGCGCCGCCGCGGAGCCGTCCCACAAGGGGCAGCCCTGGTGGCGCGTGATGTGTCTGACCGGCGTCGACTACTTCTCCACCCTCGGCTACCAGCCCGGCATCGCGGCTCTCGCGGCCGGTCTGCTGTCTCCGGTGGCGACCATCGTGCTGGTGATCGTCACTCTTGTGGGTGCGCTGCCGGTGTACCGCCGGGTCGCGGAGGAGAGCCCGCACGGCGCGGGCTCGATCGCGATGCTGGAGCGGCTGCTGTCCTTCTGGAAGGGCAAGCTGTTCGTCCTCACCCTGCTCGGCTTCGCCGCGACCGACTTCCTCATCACCATCACCCTGTCGGCGGCGGACGCCTCCACCCACCTCGTCGAGAACCCCCATCTGACCGACACCCTGCACAACAAACAAATGGTCATCACGCTCGTACTGGTGGCCCTGCTCGGCGCGGTGTTCCTCAAGGGGTTCCTGGAGGCGATCGGCGTCGCCGTCGTCCTGGTCGGCATCTATCTCTCGCTCAACGTCGTGGTGGTGGTGACCGGCCTCTGGCACGTGATCACGAAGGAGCATGTGATCACCGACTGGTCCACGGCACTCACCGCCGAACACGGCAACGCGTTCGCCATGATCGGGGTCGCCCTGCTGGTCTTCCCCAAGCTCGCGCTCGGCCTCTCCGGCTTCGAGACCGGCGTGGCGGTCATGCCTCACGTAAAGGGCGACCCCACCGACACCGAGGAGCAGCCGAAGGGCCGTATCCGGGGCGCGAAGAAGCTGCTGACCACGGCCGCCGCGATCATGAGCGTGTTCCTCGTCTGCACGAGCTTCATCACCACACTGCTCATCCCGGAGAAGGAGTTCGAGTCCGGCGGCAAGGCCAACGGCCGGGCGCTCGCGTATCTGGCTCACGAGTACCTCGGCAACACCTTCGGCACGGTCTACGACATCTCCACCATCGCGATCCTGTGGTTCGCGGGCGCCTCCGCGATGGCCGGACTCCTCAACCTGATGCCCCGCTACCTGCCGCGCTACGGCATGGCGCCGCACTGGGCCCGCGCGGTACGTCCGATGGTGATCGTCTTCACCCTGGTCGCGTTCCTGGTGACCTGGATCTTCAACGCCGACGTCGACGCGCAGGGCGGCGCCTACGCCACCGGTGTCCTCGTCCTGATCTGCTCCGCCGCGATCGCCGTCACCATCGCCGCGCGCAAGGCCCGTCAGCGCAACTGGACGATCGGCTTCGCCGTCATCTCGGCGGTGTTCCTCTACACGACCGTCGTGAACGTCATCGAGCGCCCTGACGGTGTGAAGATCGGTGCCTGTTTCATCGCCGGCATCATCCTCGTCTCGCTCCTCTCCCGGCTGGCCCGTGCCTTCGAACTGCGCGTCACCCACGTCACGTTCGACGCCATGGCCGAGCGTTTCGTACGGGACATCGCCAGCCGCAAGGTCAGGTTCATCGCGAACGAGCCCGACAACCGGGACCTCGCCGAGTACCGCGCGAAGATCGACCAGATCCGCCACGACAACGACGTCCCGGCCCACGAGGACTTCGTCTTCGTCGAGGTCACGGTGGTCGACCCGTCGGAGTTCGAAGGGGACCTGACCGTGCGCGGTGAGGTGCTGCACGGACGCTACCGAGTCCTGACCCTGGAGGGCTCCTCCATCCCCAACGCCCTGGCCGCCCTGCTCCTGCACATCCGCGACACCACCGGCCGGGTTCCCCACATCTACTTCGAGTGGACAGAGGGCAATCCGCTCGCCAACTTCCTGCGCTTCTTCCTCTTCGGCCAGGGTGAGGTGGCCCCCGTCACCCGCGAGGTCCTACGCGAAGCCGAACCCGACCCCGCCCGCCGGCCCCATGTCCACGTGGGCTGA
- a CDS encoding DUF4118 domain-containing protein: MTGNPLTGYPVRDRIALAAGLVCPFLVALVLVPFRTDLSSTNAALILVVVVVAVAAVGSRLAGAVAALSAAAWFDFFLTRPYQRFSITDSDDVETAVLLLVVGLIVSQLAARARRLKVVTVTDAEYLARIHGTADLAQSSTSADAVVGHVREQLTELLGLRGCRFEYGTLMGRPPRLEQDGTVVVGRRRWDVDSGGWPHGEIELRAYGNGRYLGRYMLTPGPGPVPPLQARLVAVTLADQTGAALDITRPARGG; encoded by the coding sequence ATGACCGGCAATCCGCTGACCGGCTACCCCGTGCGGGACCGGATCGCACTGGCCGCCGGCCTGGTCTGCCCCTTCCTCGTCGCGCTCGTGCTGGTGCCCTTCCGTACGGACCTCTCGTCCACCAACGCGGCCCTGATCCTGGTCGTGGTGGTCGTCGCCGTGGCGGCCGTCGGCAGCCGGCTGGCGGGCGCCGTCGCGGCGCTCTCGGCGGCGGCCTGGTTCGACTTCTTCCTCACCCGCCCGTACCAACGGTTCAGCATCACCGACTCCGACGACGTCGAAACGGCGGTGCTGCTCCTGGTCGTCGGGCTGATCGTGTCGCAGCTCGCGGCCCGCGCGCGCCGGCTGAAGGTGGTCACCGTGACCGACGCGGAGTACCTCGCGCGGATCCACGGGACCGCCGACCTCGCCCAGTCGTCCACCTCCGCGGACGCGGTCGTCGGCCATGTGCGCGAACAGCTGACCGAGCTGCTCGGACTGCGCGGCTGCCGATTCGAGTACGGCACGCTCATGGGGCGGCCGCCGCGCCTGGAACAGGACGGCACCGTGGTGGTCGGCCGCAGGCGCTGGGACGTCGACAGCGGGGGCTGGCCGCACGGCGAGATCGAACTGCGTGCGTACGGCAATGGCCGCTACCTCGGCCGCTACATGCTCACGCCTGGGCCCGGCCCCGTCCCGCCGCTCCAGGCCCGCCTCGTCGCTGTGACGCTCGCCGATCAGACGGGTGCGGCGCTGGACATCACGCGCCCGGCCAGGGGCGGCTGA
- a CDS encoding SDR family oxidoreductase gives MELKGAVAVVTGANRGLGRHLADQLVQRGAKVYAAARHPESVDLAGATPLRLDVTDAGSIREAARIASDATLLVNNAGISTGTTLITGELDAVRLELETNFFGPLALTRAFAPIIEGNGGGAVLNVLSALSWLHPAGLGSYAATKAATWAQTNAVREELAPRGIAVTALHVAYMDTDMAAGVPADQKVDPVDVAAQALNAVENGLPEILADDVTRQVKQSLATALNPA, from the coding sequence ATGGAACTCAAGGGCGCAGTCGCAGTCGTCACCGGGGCCAACCGAGGGCTGGGCCGCCATCTGGCCGACCAGCTCGTCCAGCGCGGAGCGAAGGTGTACGCGGCGGCGCGGCACCCCGAGAGCGTGGACCTGGCGGGCGCCACCCCGCTCCGCCTGGACGTGACCGACGCGGGGTCGATCCGGGAGGCGGCACGCATCGCATCCGACGCGACCCTGCTCGTGAACAACGCCGGGATCTCCACCGGCACCACCCTCATCACCGGCGAACTGGACGCGGTACGCCTCGAGTTGGAGACGAACTTCTTCGGGCCTCTCGCCCTGACGCGGGCGTTCGCCCCGATCATCGAGGGCAACGGCGGAGGCGCGGTACTGAACGTGCTCTCCGCGCTGTCCTGGCTGCACCCGGCCGGTCTCGGCTCCTACGCGGCGACCAAGGCCGCCACATGGGCGCAGACGAACGCGGTACGCGAGGAACTGGCCCCCCGCGGCATCGCGGTCACTGCTCTGCACGTGGCGTACATGGACACCGACATGGCAGCCGGTGTCCCCGCCGACCAGAAGGTCGACCCCGTGGATGTGGCGGCTCAGGCCCTCAACGCCGTGGAGAACGGCCTCCCCGAAATCCTCGCCGACGACGTCACCCGACAGGTCAAGCAGAGCCTGGCCACCGCACTGAATCCGGCGTGA
- a CDS encoding GrpB family protein: MPFPDEVVSPLAVVDYRPQWPLEFEQLARQLRAAMGGVPAAVDHVGSTAVPGLAAKDCIDVQIRVPSIDEARDVALLSAVGFRCRPEPWNRTEVSDGIACRKLVFAPPVGARSCNVHLRESTGSNARYALLFRDHLRADEPARRAWGAFKQRLAASVPDLFDYGQIKATATEILMAAAERWATDTTWTVPPPQTPTASE, from the coding sequence ATGCCGTTTCCCGATGAAGTCGTCAGCCCCTTGGCAGTCGTCGACTACCGGCCGCAGTGGCCGCTGGAGTTCGAGCAGTTGGCCCGGCAGTTGCGTGCGGCCATGGGTGGAGTGCCGGCGGCTGTCGATCACGTGGGGTCCACCGCGGTGCCGGGGCTGGCAGCCAAGGACTGTATCGACGTCCAGATCCGGGTGCCTTCGATCGACGAGGCGCGCGATGTCGCCCTGCTCTCGGCTGTCGGGTTCCGGTGTCGGCCCGAGCCGTGGAACCGTACAGAAGTCTCCGACGGGATCGCGTGCCGCAAGCTCGTCTTCGCACCGCCCGTCGGCGCCAGGTCCTGCAACGTCCATCTCCGGGAGAGCACCGGGTCCAACGCCCGCTACGCGCTCCTGTTCCGCGACCATCTGCGAGCCGACGAGCCGGCACGGCGGGCATGGGGAGCGTTCAAGCAGAGGCTGGCGGCGAGTGTGCCCGACCTGTTCGACTACGGGCAGATCAAGGCGACCGCCACGGAGATCCTGATGGCCGCGGCCGAGCGGTGGGCGACGGACACCACCTGGACCGTCCCGCCGCCGCAGACCCCGACGGCGTCCGAGTGA
- a CDS encoding GntR family transcriptional regulator encodes MIEFVLDGRSRVATYMQLVLQVRQALRVGLAESGDQLPKVRQVAQSLAINPSTVLKAYRELELEGLAEGRPGVGTFLVGTLAGPALVHQAGLREDLLAWLHKAQAAGLSREDITALIDTTLRTTLDAPPAEDAS; translated from the coding sequence GTGATCGAGTTCGTACTTGACGGCCGTTCACGGGTGGCCACCTACATGCAGCTCGTGCTCCAGGTGCGCCAGGCTCTGCGGGTCGGCCTCGCCGAGTCCGGGGACCAGCTGCCCAAGGTTCGTCAGGTGGCTCAGTCGCTGGCGATCAATCCGAGCACGGTGCTGAAGGCGTACCGCGAGCTTGAGCTCGAAGGACTGGCAGAGGGGCGCCCCGGCGTGGGCACCTTCCTCGTGGGCACCCTCGCCGGCCCGGCCCTGGTCCACCAGGCCGGGCTGCGCGAGGACCTGCTCGCCTGGCTCCACAAGGCTCAGGCCGCGGGTCTGAGCCGCGAGGACATCACCGCGCTGATCGACACCACTCTGCGCACCACGCTCGACGCACCGCCGGCCGAGGACGCCTCGTGA
- a CDS encoding class I SAM-dependent methyltransferase, with protein MSGRWEWDDTLFAGTARYYRLGRLPYAPGLADTLAEVLRLEGRGRLIDVGCGPGVIALSLAHRFSEIVGVDPDRGMIAEATREADDQGVAGKTRWVQARAEDLPAGLGTFDVATFAQSFHWMDRDRVAATIKGMLRPGGVLAHISDLKTEREKDTRAVDRLPHPAVPCSAIDELVKQYLGPVRRAGRGVLPHGTPGDEAAVLTRAGFSGPQRHVVPGGQPVERTADNLVAGVFSMSFSAPHLFGTRLDAFEADLRQLLWDVSPLGRFSERQPSAEIFIWRNDPRSATAGR; from the coding sequence ATGAGTGGTCGATGGGAGTGGGACGACACCCTGTTCGCAGGCACCGCTCGCTACTACCGGCTCGGGCGACTGCCGTACGCCCCCGGGCTGGCGGACACACTCGCCGAGGTTCTGAGGCTTGAGGGGCGCGGGAGGCTCATCGATGTCGGATGCGGACCGGGCGTCATCGCCTTGAGCCTGGCGCATCGGTTCAGCGAGATCGTCGGCGTGGACCCGGACCGCGGGATGATCGCCGAAGCCACGCGAGAAGCCGACGATCAGGGCGTGGCCGGGAAGACGCGGTGGGTCCAGGCCCGGGCCGAGGATCTGCCGGCAGGCCTCGGCACGTTCGACGTGGCGACCTTCGCCCAGTCCTTCCACTGGATGGACCGTGATCGGGTCGCGGCCACCATCAAGGGCATGCTCCGGCCCGGCGGGGTCCTCGCGCACATCTCCGACCTGAAGACGGAGAGGGAGAAGGACACGCGCGCCGTCGATCGGCTTCCGCACCCGGCGGTGCCCTGTTCGGCCATCGACGAGCTGGTGAAGCAGTATCTCGGACCGGTCCGCCGGGCCGGTCGGGGCGTGCTGCCTCACGGGACACCGGGCGACGAGGCCGCAGTGCTCACGCGGGCGGGATTCTCCGGACCGCAGCGCCACGTCGTGCCAGGCGGACAGCCAGTGGAACGCACCGCTGACAACCTGGTCGCAGGCGTGTTCTCGATGTCGTTCTCGGCGCCGCACCTGTTCGGCACGCGCCTCGACGCCTTTGAGGCGGACCTACGCCAACTGCTGTGGGATGTCTCCCCGTTGGGCCGGTTCTCGGAGCGTCAGCCGAGCGCAGAGATCTTCATCTGGCGCAATGACCCCCGCTCGGCCACGGCTGGGAGGTAA
- a CDS encoding ankyrin repeat domain-containing protein, translating to MAEVNSGWAGVRWEDWQDADNIRRRLDQGADPEGWGGGRPLHRAATFGSPEVVAELARRVRDVDAFDDGTTALWEAVMGNRPDNARALAAAGADPWRLQFGGWSPGRLSLAGPTPDLFPLPEGERGLTEAERTVAREGRRLVEALGTFHYEGTGLACVAGIDAQEAIRRLEAKPADGEDLEELLDDPYAYDMDESLQIIGVTTVPGGCVVTQPWGYAPQMPGVMTALSTGTYSYGLYANPKSGNQGIIARDGVIEGSDLHPGGGPDHGDTSEEVLLSYLFHYNAVAYSCACAGLRLTDARAVIGPPDTWVELPQRDYWKT from the coding sequence ATGGCAGAGGTCAACAGCGGCTGGGCGGGCGTGAGGTGGGAGGACTGGCAGGACGCCGACAACATCCGGCGGCGCCTCGATCAGGGGGCCGATCCCGAAGGCTGGGGCGGAGGACGCCCGTTGCACCGGGCGGCGACCTTCGGCTCACCGGAGGTCGTGGCGGAACTGGCGCGACGCGTACGGGATGTGGACGCGTTCGACGACGGTACGACTGCGCTGTGGGAGGCGGTCATGGGGAACCGGCCCGACAACGCAAGGGCGTTGGCCGCTGCAGGGGCCGATCCCTGGCGACTCCAGTTCGGCGGTTGGTCGCCCGGCAGGCTCAGCCTGGCAGGACCGACACCGGATCTGTTCCCGCTGCCCGAAGGCGAACGCGGGCTGACCGAGGCGGAGCGCACGGTGGCCCGGGAGGGCAGACGCCTCGTCGAGGCGCTGGGCACCTTCCACTACGAGGGCACGGGTCTCGCCTGCGTGGCCGGGATCGACGCGCAAGAGGCGATCCGCCGCCTGGAGGCGAAGCCCGCGGACGGCGAGGACCTCGAAGAACTCCTGGACGACCCCTATGCCTACGACATGGACGAGAGCCTACAGATCATAGGCGTGACGACCGTGCCAGGAGGGTGCGTCGTCACCCAGCCCTGGGGCTACGCGCCCCAGATGCCGGGCGTCATGACCGCGCTGTCCACCGGCACCTACTCCTACGGCCTGTACGCCAACCCCAAGAGCGGCAACCAGGGCATCATCGCGCGCGACGGGGTCATCGAAGGCTCGGACCTCCACCCGGGAGGTGGGCCGGACCACGGCGACACATCGGAAGAAGTCCTGCTCTCCTACCTCTTCCACTACAACGCGGTGGCCTATTCGTGCGCCTGTGCGGGCCTGCGCCTGACCGACGCGCGCGCCGTCATAGGCCCACCGGACACGTGGGTCGAACTGCCGCAGCGCGACTACTGGAAGACATGA